The following is a genomic window from Doryrhamphus excisus isolate RoL2022-K1 chromosome 3, RoL_Dexc_1.0, whole genome shotgun sequence.
TTGGCCAGGTTCTGGATGACTTTGGCGATGAGGGTGAGGGTTCGAGACGTGCGCTCGTCAGGATATTCCTGCATGAGCTGGAACAGCGATGGCGACATGATGGCCGGACACAGGAAGCGCAGGAAAAGGGAGGCGCTGATCAAACGCTTGCTGATGTCCTGCTGGTGACCACGGGTCACACACTCCTGCGTCCAAGACGCAAACACTTCCTTCAACTCACGAGGGAATACACTGcaacacacaggaagtcaggaTGTAAAACAAGGAAGTCAGGTGGTGTATTGCTTGTGATGTCATGGCTGCCATGGTATACCAGTAGGAGTTGATGATCTTGCAGAGGGCCAGCTCGCAGCACATCTTCAAGTTACTTTGATGCTCGGACAAGTTGCTGCTGGAACATCGACTGGGATCCACCTCGCAGTTCTCGTCAGACTCGTACAGTGCTTTGATGAACTCACCTGGAGACACAGGAGAACAATCTTAGGCTCCGTTTCGTTTGCTTATATGTGACCTGGATCTGATATTTTCATGCCAGTGTGAACACcacaattcagattttttttttcaaatgcaactCAGGCCTCATTCATGTAGATGGAAATCAAACATGTATGCGATGCGACTGCAGTTATGAATGGTCAGGTGgcatatatttgtgtgtaatgCCATGCATACAGAGACTGTTTTCCCTAGTATTGGCATGGAAGTGAAATCAATGGTattgaacattactgacacacaGAAATTAGACTTTAGAAATTAGAATTAATTCCAGACGCGCTACGTTCACATCAAAATGTCGAATTTGTTTGATAATATGAAcaacagcataaaaaaaaaatctaaattatgaaTCGTACCATctgtatgtgaaacatgaacacatatttatttcccatttctgtgcactctaacaaaagaaaaagagttagtatgagctagctaacaatgcacgtcattagGACCTACCTATTTTggcccaaattaaaaaaaagagcaacagTGTTCTATTTATATAACTGACTTGTACATAAACaaagctacagtgatattgttaTGGTTATGATTTTatctcatttgaacatgcatcagattacaattgaatgcatcacataatcagttcacagttccacatgtccaaaaggagtaggaagaagcaaagcttattaaatcctacccctccatctggtacttttacaatcagtagccacgtttacatgagatattcctctttccgaatgacgtaccagaaaacagtgtatacatggaaaggaatattccaatgtcctgtctacatgcaccgctataatctaACGGATAATAATcaaatggggcatgcgcagtaaaacgtaaacaacatcacgtgattcatcaaagatggcggacgagattgtgattaccacggttattgggacagttgctatgcttttttttaaagcagcaacttgaacgttgagttcttttaaagtttgtatcaaaaactaactttccgctgtagtctactgatgactgctcgccgccattttcaaaacctgagagacgtctgcgtgttacgtcacagctgagcatgtgctgaaagaacgcaccctgacaactttccgtttgatcgggtacaagatacttcaatcggattggggaaaggaatattccacccctgtgaatccgattatatattcatacggattggcacttttctttcggaatgaggtgtatacaaaggttacattctttccgtttgagcaaataacccaaatggaattggaatatttaggtccatgtaaacgtggctagtaactgttacatttgttcacttcctgctttcctaatatagtttaaatgtttatttttgtttttttttttgtcacgtaccgaaatacgaggcgatatgaccatacaatgacataatgggtaccatagtaactgccaatatagtgatatgtatagcacatcatgactgatattgttattgtagaagctaacatgaaaaaaaccaTATTCATCTGGTGGAGTAACACGCCTTGCTAGCTGCTCGTCTCAGCGTCACttacagacggaagagtggatacctagctttCGATTTGGAAGACTCAAGAAGATTCtggtttgctgtcagcattagAGCTTcctagtcaaaataggtgtatcccaatgatgtgcattgttagctagctcatacagACATGGGAcacgtgttcatgtttcatataaagattgtggatgataggCAAACAGCTGATGTCATCCACAcaatgcacatgtgtgtgtatgttctcACCGAGCGCGTCGTGCAGGTACTTGTGTCCGACCAGTTTCAGGTACTCCTCGATAGCTTTGGTAGCCAGCGTGTTTTCCCTGAAGATGAGGACGTGGTGGTCGGCGCAGCGGTCCACTTCTGACATCACCAAGTCAGTCAGGAAGTCCTGAAGGAATGAGAAGAGAATAATGATTCTTTAGTGCCGCTCAGCAGGCAGGCTCTGGGGGCGGAGTCTGACCTTGACCCTCCCCGTGCTGTGCAGGATGTGTACGAGGGCGCTGGCCATCTCCTCCTTGTTTTTTACGCTGAtgacaggctccagcacggaGCACAGCGTCCCGTAACCGTTGGTAATGAACTCTGCAAACTCCTTGTACTGCTCCATGGGGAGGATGGCGATGGTCTGGAAGCGCGACTTGATGCGGACAGAAGGCCCGCCCCCTTTCACCTTAACGGCGGTGGGCGTGCTCACTGGGTACCACCTCTCCACAAACTGGCGCCCCGTCACACTCGCCACGGGAATGTTGACGAGGCCCACATAGTTGTTcttgtccttcttcttcttcttgtccacGTCTCGGTAAACGTGAACGGTGATGCTGCGCACGGCAGGCAGGTCGGCCAGGTGGAAGTATTCGCCCCAGAAGAGGCCATCTTGTCGAGGCTTGCTGGTGGTGCGTACATACAACACGTCGTCCAGACAGAGCTCGCAGAAGTACTTCTTCTTGGGGGGCAGGTCTTTGGCCTCAATGATCCACAGCCGCAGAAGATGCTCCGCCCTGCGACAGTTGTCCTGGAAACACAAACGATGAAAGTCGGCAGAGGCATGCGGCGACAAGGTGACACGTACTGGACTCACCTTGTTGGGCTGGACAATTCTCCTCAGGTTCTCCATCCATTTGTCTCGCTCCGACGCCGACGGGCAGCTGAAGCACTTGGTCCCCCCTGAGTAGGTCACCTGACAGGAAGGAGGCATGGCAAACAGCTATGACATCATCGCACAATTATAACAAGGAGGAAGACGGCGTGATAGCTAACCTCGAAGCAGAAGTCCTGACCCAGAATGCTGCTGTGAACAGGTTTGACCGTCACCTCGTCCTCCATGTTGAGGTCCAGCACCTCCAGTGCACCTCCAGGGCTCAGCAGGGACTCATGAGACGTCCACTCCTTCACCCTTGGAGGGCCACGTGTCCTGGACCCACAGGAAAACAGCTTTAGAGGTCATGTGACTTCCAGAGAGTGCGGCCGATGTCCAAACCCAAGTGGGCGGGGCTCCCCAGACCTCACAccaatgaatgaacagtgacacgGCGCCCTCGAGGGGAAGCCATTgccaaataatatttattgaaaggATGTAGTCAGCGTACCTGTCAGTGTCAGCAGGTCGCAGAACAGGAAGTCTGAAGCTGGTGTTCCTGTCcgctttattttgactttttgcccTCTTGACGGACCCTTTGAGACGTTTGCTGAAGAAGCCCTGACACACACAAATCAGCACGTTTCTCTGTAAAATGACTCAGCATGACTCGGTATAAAAGATCTCTGCATGTAATCTGATTACTTATAGAATAACATCATCTTCGTTCCACCCATCACGCCATCTGAGTATGAAAGCACCGAGCACAGCAGCGGCCTCATTTCCTGCGTTATTAATATCCTCAAACGCACCCTTCAATCTTTTCACACTGCAGTTCTCTGATTACAATGattgcgccctgtgattggctggcgaccagtctagggcgtacaccgcctctcacccaaagtcagctgggataggctccagcacccccccacgaccctaatggggataagcggcatagaagatggatggatggagtactCTGATTACTTTAGATAGCCACTGAGGCCACAATGAGTCCTGCTGTAATCAGATTACTTCCAGGGTGCAAGCAGGAAGTGTCTCCATGTGTTGCCATggagggatgtgtgtgtgtgtgtgtgtgtgtgtgtgggagacaAACTCACAGGCACTTTGAAGGGAGACGAGCTGGGACTGTCTATAGGGATGCTCTTCTCGGAGCTTGACAGGCCAGAGAGGCTCCGTCTCCTCGGAGATCGCTCAGAAGACACTTCTGCAAAAGGAAGAtgacatcagcagcagcagtagcattTTGTATGTTAGCGAGTTTGATGTGAAAAAGATGGACAAGAACGTCCCGGGACGTGGTCTGAGTTAGTGTGAAACGACATTAGGATGAGGCTACTCCCCTTCATCGATCCCCGTGCTAAATTTagactttcacttcctgtccgaaTCTGAGCGAATCGTGTCTGATGGTGACGGCGTTGTAGGACGTGGTTGGAAGACGGAAAGGAAATCTTGCGCTAACGCGATGCCACCAAGCTCAGCAAAGGAAGTCAGCCATGAcaggtggtcacatgacacactaCCTCTATCGCAGCTGTTTCCCATCATCAGAGGACCCCCAAGGTCACATGCGACTGGCCACACCTCTGCCACCTGTCGGCCAATGAGCTGAAATGGTCAAAGTGGATCTTGTTCCCGTCAGCATCCCTCAGCATGCGTCCCGCTGGTgtcttccctcctcctcctcctctctctcagGGCGCCGTAGTTTTAGTGCGTTTATTCAATCAATGCCTCAGCTGCATGCCCCTCCCCCTCGCTCAACCTAGCTCACTTCCTCACTTCTCACGTGGGACATGCTCTGCTTCACTGTGATGTCGTCAGCAAAGACCAGGATGGGACATCTTTTGTCTGTCCCTGAGCAGCGAGTTTAACAGAGGTTGTAagatgagacaggaagtgacatcacaaagtgacTTAGCAACAACAGCATCCTTTTGTCTGGTCACTTCAGCTCTCCCAAGGGACACACGGACTGACTGTTCCTCTGCAACTCCCTGGGGAGGCTGTCTTATGTTGAGGAGATGCCAAAAGAAGCTGATGACCGCATTTaggccagcagggggcactCCACAGCGCCATCGGGTGAGAAAGCAGTAAAATGACGTGACCTACTAACAACCATTTAGCTTCTCCAGTTTCTCCATCCTTGATGCCCTTCGGCTTGACATGGTCTTCAAAACACTCTCACGCCAACTTAGTGAATAAAATCTTGTTAAAGAACATATAAAGTGTGTGCCATTCCTTCATGAGTGTGGGGTAGGTGTTCTCACTGGGCAGCAGTGGGTGCCCCGAGAGGTTCGCCTCATGCCCAAAGCAGACACAAGTCATACAGCACAGTAGAGAGCCACACTACTAGGACTGGGTTTAgagtttagacaaaagtcaCAGCCAAATATGTGTGTCTAGTTTCCTACAGCATCTGTTACTTTATATGccaataatatgcaaattagccaaTGACATCTAAAAACTTCTGGTGATTTCTAGGACAGCCAATGGCTACTTCTCCTACTAAGGAGTTAGCAACAGTGGCGTCAGGGTCAGTGAGTAatgtgtggctgtttttttccattgaagGTGAACCGCTGTCGCcgtgtatattatattattcagggctcaaaccaaaaaaacagtatgcagatcaaaaagatccgctgtggcgactccgcaATCAgggaaaagcagaaagaaaagctGCAACAACCCCTCCATAGCTCAGCTTGACAGACTCAACAAGGGTCATGTAATGTGTCCAAACATTACTCCGTCGCCTGGCAAGGACAATCTAGCTTGCGGAACacgcatgggtgtccaaagtgtggcgcaggggccatctgtggaatgtggctcattgcagaaaaaaaaaccctactaatactactaactaataaaaaaaattatgtttgacAGATTAATAGCCTCTGGGAAAATACATGTCAAACctcaattccacaactttaagagtgaaagatgacaaattaaaggaaatattatatacattacagtattattcttaattattatataataatatacataatatatacatattttataacaATGGTTTATTTGGTGTCCAAAGATGTAGACAATAATATCATTTAGCGTCAATTTCTGGGACAAAAgacacctgcattgttttgcagTTAAATTAAAAAGTTGAGATGGGTGCCTCGTGACACCCCACATTTTATACACattcttgcacacacacacacacacgtgtgcacattcatagatatatacatacacacacctgGTATAAATGTGCAATTTTGTTTAACGACATAGCAGCTTTTCCCAATAGAAGCATGATTATAGAGTCTTACCTAACATAGTGGCGCCCTCTGGCTGAAAGTCAGGGAACTGTCCCTCTGAAGGGACACTGACAGTTCTTCGGAGGCTGCGAGCGTTCGCTTTGTCCAACATCTTCTCCTGAGCCTCCTTCTGTCAGGGTGAAAGGTCAAGTTCAATCAGACGTGACTTGAAGACAACATGAGGTCTTCGTCTCACCTGGTCATCCCTGCTGACAACAAGGAGCTGGCTGTCCGTCAACAAGCACAACTTCTTCTCCCACAGGGTGCCATCCACATATGGACTCTGACCACAGGAGAGGCGATGTGTCGGAGGGCCCTTGACGtctgaaacacaaacatttaaTGTAACCAAAAGGGTAAAAGTCCGTGTATCTGTGCCTGCAGATGGCGCATGTCTGAAAAGATGCCTTCAATTTTTGCTGGGAATATTCAGTGTTCGCCTGAGTGCTTCTCTCACTTGAGAACTGGACCTTTTGGCACAAGAGGTGGACTTCCATGTAAGAACTCAACAGCAAACATTAGAATTGTAGCTGTGAGTTCATGtcgacaaagacaggaagtactgGCATGACGCGCCAGGTGGTCTTATGACACTACTTGTACCACGATGCCATGCCTACTGCCAGAGAGGTGTAGACACGGCGCTTGATGATGActgcacacacaaccatgtGAAAGTAACTTGACTCTTCTCAACCTCGCTGGGAATGTTGGCCACCTGTTCTCTcactcacatacatacacacacacacacacacacacacacacacacacacacaggccgcTTTGTGTGACAACCTGCAACAAGCAGGTGATGTCTCTATAGCAACCAGTAAACACAGCAGATATCCACCAGTCAGAGCACAGGGATGTTACATCACAAGGTTATCAAGATGGACCCACAAAGGGAGGGGCTGGCTGTGGGAGAGCTAAGAATAGAGACCAGTGTGACCctgacacacacatgcgcacacaaaCAATAAGTTAGTGATGTAACCTGTGCTCGTTATGGTACGAGTTAACCTGCCTGTATTCTACTGCAAGCAGGTGGGAGTCGGAACGGTTCATACCCTAACAAGTGAAcggaaaaaaattcaaaatacgATGACAAGACAAATATCACAAACATCCGCAATTAGCCTCGCATTAGTCAGTAGGCTATGCATATGTGGTctaaaacttttgttttttacttttactttactggTTGTAATGCCAAACCGCCTATGCATAGTTTTACAAGTTGTGGGAATACGCGGGACCATACGGGACGGTAACACTTGCGGGTTACACCAGTACAGTAAGTATACTTCAAATGTGAGTGGTGTGTATAGCAACAAGCATCCTCTCAATCTATGTGTTTTTCTTGTATGTTGTGTATGAAAATGTCTTTCATCAcattatcaataataatcaatgaCGAAGGGCATTGATGGCCAGGACTGTGTGTTTCCAATCAAATCAATTTCTGTCTTCAGCCTCATTTAgactcaaaacaggaagtgacttcacTCTGCCTTTACATGATGCGAAGTGGCGGGGTCTAGAGTTAAAAGCTGGGAttcatgacatcatgtgacctgaccttaaagctgttgttttattatgtGATGTCACTTTGCTTAGTTATGTTGGCATCAGTGTTAGTAAGTTGGAAGAAGAAAGCGCCAACGTGACGTGAGAAAAGTTGTGTGGGGGCTACAGGAAGCAATGCTTACCAGAGAGTCCTCCAACAGGGACCACAACTCTGCTGATCATGTGCGAGAAGCAACAGAGAGATTGTTTATCCGGGTCCGACTGCACCTTCTGGAGCAGTGTCCTCTCCAGGACAGAGGAAGTAGAATGCTCTGAGCGGAGGACGTTCAGGATTGTACTTAGACGTCCACCATTCAGTCTTGAGGCCATGCTGTCACCGGACATGTGTCCAGTGGCTGCTTAGGATGCGGTACACGACTGAATAGGTATTGCCACTAAGTAGTCCTTCCGGGTCTCTGGACTGGATCAAAACTTTGTGGAGCACAGCCATCAAACTGCTTCACATCGACAAGTCACTTGCCTTCTCAACAAGACACTTCCTGTCGAGATGTGTGGCATCAAGTAGCAAATCAGGTTCCATCAGACTGTGGTTTCCTGTGTGAGCAGGATGTGAACATCACTAGATGTTGATTTGATGACAAGAGCGAAAAAAGGCACGTCTCGGAAGGCTTTTCACCTGTCAGGCAAGAAGCCATTTCCTTGCATGTGAGCGTCATCAGAGATTGTGTGACCACTCTGATTGGTCAGCTGAGCGAGAACAGTCTCAAGCACAGTGtgaagacaaacaggaagtcaacttCACACCTGCAGTCCCCACAGATGGTGTACAGCACGTGATGAGCCATTGGTGTGACGTGCGCACCTGTATAAGCATCCATGCATGCGACGCGTTGTCATTGTTATTTCCTGTCACTTCCTGGTCCAGGAAGTCCCCCTTGTGGCGTAAGGAAACACCAGTACACAAAATAGGAAGTGTTTAAGAAGCGTGGGAAGGATAACATCCCCGCAGAGCAAAGGAGGGTCCAAGACCTTTATCCTGTCGGAAGGCTAAAAATAGCCATCAACAAGAGAACTCCCAGTCTTTGGCGACCACTGGACCAGTGACCACATGGGCAGGAAGTTCCTCTCGTGCGACAAACGATGGAGAAGGATGAAAACGCTGAAAAATTGTCgctgaagttgtttttttatttggaaaagTAATCATAGACCAACATCCCGTTGAGCCCCTCAGGGaattttccacttcctgtcacatcTCAGCAGACCAGGAAGTGAACACTTGTGGTCACACGGGTGTTGTCTCTGCTGTCCGTGAGTCATGAGCTCATGTGGAGACATTGAAGACTTTCAAGGAGCCCGATTTTGTAGCTATTCTGGTTTCATGTGAGTAATGGAGTACAGAGTCTTGAGCCTGAGCCAAGTGAGGGGGACGGACTACATCTTTACAGTCAGACGTCATTCCCAAATGTGACGTTACCATGGAAACCAGATTAAACTGAGAACAAGAAATAGAGACATCACAGACGCCATGATGTCATCAATCACTGAATCAAGCcggctgacctttgacctaagACGGAAGAAGGACTGGTCCGACTGGGACTACACTCGATCCGGTCAATCAGACGGGACCTTCCCATCCAGATTTTCTTACCGTAAACCCGGAGCCATCCCTGCTGTTGGGACACCGTATCCGCCAGGATCCGGTCCAATAGGGGGTCCACCAGTCCACCGTGAAGAGAGTCCACGTCGCCGGTCAGGGAGTCCGAGTCCATGTCCACGTTCCGAACTTTTGCTCTTTGGGAGAACACTTTCAGGCACCAAACAACAACTTTACAACTTAACTTTTGTCCACAACGCGCGCCAACACTTTCGCCTGCTCGCTCTTGCCAAGCTAGCTGCTAGCCGCTCTG
Proteins encoded in this region:
- the rasal2 gene encoding ras GTPase-activating protein nGAP isoform X4; this translates as MDSDSLTGDVDSLHGGLVDPLLDRILADTVSQQQGWLRVYDVKGPPTHRLSCGQSPYVDGTLWEKKLCLLTDSQLLVVSRDDQKEAQEKMLDKANARSLRRTVSVPSEGQFPDFQPEGATMLEVSSERSPRRRSLSGLSSSEKSIPIDSPSSSPFKVPGFFSKRLKGSVKRAKSQNKADRNTSFRLPVLRPADTDRTRGPPRVKEWTSHESLLSPGGALEVLDLNMEDEVTVKPVHSSILGQDFCFEVTYSGGTKCFSCPSASERDKWMENLRRIVQPNKDNCRRAEHLLRLWIIEAKDLPPKKKYFCELCLDDVLYVRTTSKPRQDGLFWGEYFHLADLPAVRSITVHVYRDVDKKKKKDKNNYVGLVNIPVASVTGRQFVERWYPVSTPTAVKVKGGGPSVRIKSRFQTIAILPMEQYKEFAEFITNGYGTLCSVLEPVISVKNKEEMASALVHILHSTGRVKDFLTDLVMSEVDRCADHHVLIFRENTLATKAIEEYLKLVGHKYLHDALGEFIKALYESDENCEVDPSRCSSSNLSEHQSNLKMCCELALCKIINSYCVFPRELKEVFASWTQECVTRGHQQDISKRLISASLFLRFLCPAIMSPSLFQLMQEYPDERTSRTLTLIAKVIQNLANFSKFGNKEEYMAFMNDFLEHEWAGMMRYLTKISNAETLSNTPGFEGYVDLGRELSLLHALLWDVVSQLDKVRENSFLQATVAKLGPLPRILGDISRSLSVPTPIQQQLRPFQDHHSSAHNISGSLSSGLQRIFEDPSDCRTCPGGDLTEAVVVGCNATTAQHHLWGATSFSGKDERDETLVGNRSVSMGDLQDSQRIPDAPPLVNRAGSQVSVAPAIPSELVVPLSKAPIRDTQPQSAPQARRPLQPPVKHQRSLQPLSFQNPVYHLSNPAQSASSSENLSSASSDGERLRVKGHVASDSSLDESGSRRSARSSTPCCHSPPELPPGAATAIAVPRQGTATTSTAHIVKVEQQSRGGGGSRTQCASRCSSSSATMELTPITDPVSVCCADTMAPPPRGSTQQQVASPVEAESAAMSPVERTAAWVLSNGQYQEDHLGDEEGGGRSREEGKNFEKYEMEIWRLKERLRASGRRLEEYERRLVAQELSMKTLLLDYKSRLDDSEERLKRQQEEKDAQMKNILCRLMAVEEELKRDHSEMQTVIEAKQEVIDAQEKRIRSLDATNSRLMAALTQVKERYGSANLRNNPTKLSITENGEFKNSSC
- the rasal2 gene encoding ras GTPase-activating protein nGAP isoform X7, which translates into the protein MDSDSLTGDVDSLHGGLVDPLLDRILADTVSQQQGWLRVYDVKGPPTHRLSCGQSPYVDGTLWEKKLCLLTDSQLLVVSRDDQKEAQEKMLDKANARSLRRTVSVPSEGQFPDFQPEGATMLEVSSERSPRRRSLSGLSSSEKSIPIDSPSSSPFKVPGFFSKRLKGSVKRAKSQNKADRNTSFRLPVLRPADTDRTRGPPRVKEWTSHESLLSPGGALEVLDLNMEDEVTVKPVHSSILGQDFCFEVTYSGGTKCFSCPSASERDKWMENLRRIVQPNKDNCRRAEHLLRLWIIEAKDLPPKKKYFCELCLDDVLYVRTTSKPRQDGLFWGEYFHLADLPAVRSITVHVYRDVDKKKKKDKNNYVGLVNIPVASVTGRQFVERWYPVSTPTAVKVKGGGPSVRIKSRFQTIAILPMEQYKEFAEFITNGYGTLCSVLEPVISVKNKEEMASALVHILHSTGRVKDFLTDLVMSEVDRCADHHVLIFRENTLATKAIEEYLKLVGHKYLHDALGEFIKALYESDENCEVDPSRCSSSNLSEHQSNLKMCCELALCKIINSYCVFPRELKEVFASWTQECVTRGHQQDISKRLISASLFLRFLCPAIMSPSLFQLMQEYPDERTSRTLTLIAKVIQNLANFSKFGNKEEYMAFMNDFLEHEWAGMMRYLTKISNAETLSNTPGFEGYVDLGRELSLLHALLWDVVSQLDKATVAKLGPLPRILGDISRSLSVPTPIQQQLRPFQDHHSSAHNISGSLSSGLQRIFEDPSDCRTCPGGDLTEAVVVGCNATTAQHHLWGATSFSGKDERDETLVGNRSVSMGDLQDSQRIPDAPPLVNRAGSQVSVAPAIPSELVVPLSKAPIRDTQPQSAPQARRPLQPPVKHQRSLQPLSFQNPVYHLSNPAQSASSSENLSSASSDGERLRVKGHVASDSSLDESGSRRSARSSTPCCHSPPELPPGAATAIAVPRQGTATTSTAHIVKVEQQSRGGGGSRTQCASRCSSSSATMELTPITDPVSVCCADTMAPPPRGSTQQQVASPVEAESAAMSPVERTAAWVLSNGQYQEDHLGDEEGGGRSREEGKNFEKYEMEIWRLKERLRASGRRLEEYERRLVAQELSMKTLLLDYKSRLDDSEERLKRQQEEKDAQMKNILCRLMAVEEELKRDHSEMQTVIEAKQEVIDAQEKRIRSLDATNSRLMAALTQVKERYGSANLRNNPTKLSITENGEFKNSSC
- the rasal2 gene encoding ras GTPase-activating protein nGAP isoform X5 yields the protein MDSDSLTGDVDSLHGGLVDPLLDRILADTVSQQQGWLRVYDVKGPPTHRLSCGQSPYVDGTLWEKKLCLLTDSQLLVVSRDDQKEAQEKMLDKANARSLRRTVSVPSEGQFPDFQPEGATMLEVSSERSPRRRSLSGLSSSEKSIPIDSPSSSPFKVPGFFSKRLKGSVKRAKSQNKADRNTSFRLPVLRPADTDRTRGPPRVKEWTSHESLLSPGGALEVLDLNMEDEVTVKPVHSSILGQDFCFEVTYSGGTKCFSCPSASERDKWMENLRRIVQPNKDNCRRAEHLLRLWIIEAKDLPPKKKYFCELCLDDVLYVRTTSKPRQDGLFWGEYFHLADLPAVRSITVHVYRDVDKKKKKDKNNYVGLVNIPVASVTGRQFVERWYPVSTPTAVKVKGGGPSVRIKSRFQTIAILPMEQYKEFAEFITNGYGTLCSVLEPVISVKNKEEMASALVHILHSTGRVKDFLTDLVMSEVDRCADHHVLIFRENTLATKAIEEYLKLVGHKYLHDALGEFIKALYESDENCEVDPSRCSSSNLSEHQSNLKMCCELALCKIINSYCVFPRELKEVFASWTQECVTRGHQQDISKRLISASLFLRFLCPAIMSPSLFQLMQEYPDERTSRTLTLIAKVIQNLANFSKFGNKEEYMAFMNDFLEHEWAGMMRYLTKISNAETLSNTPGFEGYVDLGRELSLLHALLWDVVSQLDKRENSFLQATVAKLGPLPRILGDISRSLSVPTPIQQQLRPFQDHHSSAHNISGSLSSGLQRIFEDPSDCRTCPGGDLTEAVVVGCNATTAQHHLWGATSFSGKDERDETLVGNRSVSMGDLQDSQRIPDAPPLVNRAGSQVSVAPAIPSELVVPLSKAPIRDTQPQSAPQARRPLQPPVKHQRSLQPLSFQNPVYHLSNPAQSASSSENLSSASSDGERLRVKGHVASDSSLDESGSRRSARSSTPCCHSPPELPPGAATAIAVPRQGTATTSTAHIVKVEQQSRGGGGSRTQCASRCSSSSATMELTPITDPVSVCCADTMAPPPRGSTQQQVASPVEAESAAMSPVERTAAWVLSNGQYQEDHLGDEEGGGRSREEGKNFEKYEMEIWRLKERLRASGRRLEEYERRLVAQELSMKTLLLDYKSRLDDSEERLKRQQEEKDAQMKNILCRLMAVEEELKRDHSEMQTVIEAKQEVIDAQEKRIRSLDATNSRLMAALTQVKERYGSANLRNNPTKLSITENGEFKNSSC
- the rasal2 gene encoding ras GTPase-activating protein nGAP isoform X3, translated to MDSDSLTGDVDSLHGGLVDPLLDRILADTVSQQQGWLRVYDVKGPPTHRLSCGQSPYVDGTLWEKKLCLLTDSQLLVVSRDDQEAQEKMLDKANARSLRRTVSVPSEGQFPDFQPEGATMLEVSSERSPRRRSLSGLSSSEKSIPIDSPSSSPFKVPGFFSKRLKGSVKRAKSQNKADRNTSFRLPVLRPADTDRTRGPPRVKEWTSHESLLSPGGALEVLDLNMEDEVTVKPVHSSILGQDFCFEVTYSGGTKCFSCPSASERDKWMENLRRIVQPNKVSPVRVTLSPHASADFHRLCFQDNCRRAEHLLRLWIIEAKDLPPKKKYFCELCLDDVLYVRTTSKPRQDGLFWGEYFHLADLPAVRSITVHVYRDVDKKKKKDKNNYVGLVNIPVASVTGRQFVERWYPVSTPTAVKVKGGGPSVRIKSRFQTIAILPMEQYKEFAEFITNGYGTLCSVLEPVISVKNKEEMASALVHILHSTGRVKDFLTDLVMSEVDRCADHHVLIFRENTLATKAIEEYLKLVGHKYLHDALGEFIKALYESDENCEVDPSRCSSSNLSEHQSNLKMCCELALCKIINSYCVFPRELKEVFASWTQECVTRGHQQDISKRLISASLFLRFLCPAIMSPSLFQLMQEYPDERTSRTLTLIAKVIQNLANFSKFGNKEEYMAFMNDFLEHEWAGMMRYLTKISNAETLSNTPGFEGYVDLGRELSLLHALLWDVVSQLDKATVAKLGPLPRILGDISRSLSVPTPIQQQLRPFQDHHSSAHNISGSLSSGLQRIFEDPSDCRTCPGGDLTEAVVVGCNATTAQHHLWGATSFSGKDERDETLVGNRSVSMGDLQDSQRIPDAPPLVNRAGSQVSVAPAIPSELVVPLSKAPIRDTQPQSAPQARRPLQPPVKHQRSLQPLSFQNPVYHLSNPAQSASSSENLSSASSDGERLRVKGHVASDSSLDESGSRRSARSSTPCCHSPPELPPGAATAIAVPRQGTATTSTAHIVKVEQQSRGGGGSRTQCASRCSSSSATMELTPITDPVSVCCADTMAPPPRGSTQQQVASPVEAESAAMSPVERTAAWVLSNGQYQEDHLGDEEGGGRSREEGKNFEKYEMEIWRLKERLRASGRRLEEYERRLVAQELSMKTLLLDYKSRLDDSEERLKRQQEEKDAQMKNILCRLMAVEEELKRDHSEMQTVIEAKQEVIDAQEKRIRSLDATNSRLMAALTQVKERYGSANLRNNPTKLSITENGEFKNSSC